The Metabacillus sediminilitoris genome window below encodes:
- the lpdA gene encoding dihydrolipoyl dehydrogenase → MLKHFDLIVIGAGPGGYVAAIRAAQKGKKVAIIEKSSLGGTCLNVGCIPSKTFLQHSEWLENIKKANLYGISAEVKHIDYERLVERKDKVVGTLVHGIEYLLQKNNITLIKGEATILESMVVMVNHQEFKSKDIILATGSRPYVPSIKGLDQVFYHTTDSFFDIKEQPKELIIIGGGVIGIELAFAMAPLGTKVTVIEAADDILLTEDDDAREILKKKMDQLGIAYYTKATILDVTRTDVHLEHHKIPYTHLLVATGRRANIEIADALHLEMDENKKFIKVNRNYLTSKNHVYAIGDVIGGYQLAHVASQEGLVAVAAILNERHSTINQDDIPRCVYTHPEIASFGLNEKQAKVKGYDVLTKKMTFKSNGRAIAMDETEGFVKLITEKNDHEILGAVVVGANATELINQILAVKQSEGRIEELSSLIYGHPNLSETIGETAESMLFKAIHA, encoded by the coding sequence ATCTTGAAGCACTTTGATTTAATCGTAATTGGTGCCGGACCAGGTGGGTATGTTGCAGCAATCAGGGCAGCTCAAAAAGGAAAGAAAGTAGCCATCATCGAAAAATCGTCTTTAGGTGGAACATGTTTAAATGTTGGGTGCATTCCATCAAAGACATTTTTACAGCACAGCGAATGGCTTGAAAACATTAAAAAAGCGAATCTTTACGGGATCTCAGCTGAGGTAAAGCATATTGACTATGAGAGGCTTGTAGAACGTAAAGATAAAGTAGTGGGAACATTGGTACACGGCATTGAGTATTTGTTACAAAAAAACAACATCACCTTGATTAAGGGTGAAGCAACGATATTGGAAAGCATGGTTGTGATGGTCAATCATCAAGAGTTCAAGAGCAAAGATATCATCCTTGCAACTGGAAGCAGACCGTATGTTCCGTCTATCAAGGGGCTAGACCAAGTGTTTTACCATACGACAGATAGCTTTTTTGATATAAAAGAACAGCCTAAAGAACTAATCATTATTGGTGGGGGAGTAATTGGAATTGAATTAGCCTTTGCGATGGCTCCTCTTGGTACAAAGGTTACGGTCATTGAAGCAGCAGATGACATTCTTTTAACAGAAGACGACGATGCTCGTGAAATTTTAAAAAAGAAAATGGATCAGCTTGGAATCGCTTACTATACAAAAGCAACGATTCTTGACGTAACACGTACCGATGTACATTTAGAACATCATAAGATTCCTTACACGCATCTGCTTGTGGCAACAGGTAGGAGAGCTAATATCGAAATTGCCGATGCCTTACATTTAGAAATGGATGAAAACAAGAAATTTATTAAAGTGAATCGTAACTATTTAACGAGTAAAAATCATGTGTATGCCATTGGAGATGTAATAGGGGGCTATCAGCTTGCACATGTGGCAAGCCAGGAAGGATTAGTAGCTGTCGCGGCCATTCTTAATGAACGTCATTCTACAATAAATCAAGATGACATTCCTAGATGTGTGTACACACATCCTGAAATCGCCTCGTTTGGCCTTAATGAAAAGCAAGCGAAGGTAAAGGGATATGATGTGTTAACTAAGAAAATGACGTTTAAATCGAATGGAAGAGCAATAGCAATGGACGAAACAGAAGGATTTGTCAAATTAATCACCGAGAAAAATGATCATGAAATATTAGGGGCAGTTGTGGTTGGGGCAAATGCAACCGAGTTAATCAATCAAATTCTAGCCGTGAAGCAATCAGAAGGCCGAATTGAAGAACTGAGTTCACTTATATATGGACATCCCAACTTGTCAGAGACGATTGGTGAAACAGCCGAAAGTATGTTGTTTAAAGCGATTCACGCATAA
- a CDS encoding thiamine pyrophosphate-dependent dehydrogenase E1 component subunit alpha, producing the protein MKKQDALWIYQKMNEIRQFEDKVHDIFAKGEIPGFVHLYAGEEAVATGFCAHLTDSDYITSTHRGHGHCIAKGCDLDGMMAEIYGKETGLCKGKGGSMHIADIDKGMLGANGMVGGGIPLAVGAGLRNKYLKTDSVVVCFFGDGAANEGTFHEGLNLASIWKLPVIFVCENNMFAEATPQTYSSGSKTIAERSAAYNMPGVRVDGKDVLEVYKEAEKAIERARRGEGPTLIECVTYRNYGHFEGDEQKYKAKDGAEKELADKDCISLFRKQAIELNLISEIEADEIEKVSEEKIIEAIKFAENSPEPRAESLYEDVYA; encoded by the coding sequence ATGAAAAAGCAGGATGCGTTATGGATCTACCAAAAAATGAATGAAATTCGTCAATTTGAAGACAAAGTTCACGATATATTTGCGAAGGGTGAAATACCTGGTTTTGTGCACTTATATGCAGGTGAGGAAGCTGTTGCAACAGGTTTTTGTGCCCATTTAACTGATAGCGATTACATTACTAGTACCCATCGAGGACATGGACATTGTATTGCCAAGGGATGTGATTTAGATGGAATGATGGCAGAGATTTATGGCAAAGAAACCGGACTTTGTAAAGGAAAAGGCGGTTCCATGCATATTGCGGATATTGACAAAGGGATGCTCGGTGCAAATGGAATGGTTGGTGGAGGTATTCCTCTCGCTGTAGGAGCGGGACTTAGGAATAAGTATTTAAAGACTGATTCTGTCGTTGTTTGTTTCTTCGGTGATGGTGCGGCAAATGAGGGAACATTCCATGAAGGTCTTAATTTAGCATCTATTTGGAAACTGCCTGTTATCTTCGTTTGTGAAAATAATATGTTTGCTGAGGCAACACCACAAACCTATTCTTCAGGCTCAAAAACGATTGCTGAAAGAAGCGCAGCGTATAACATGCCTGGAGTTAGGGTTGATGGAAAAGATGTGCTTGAAGTCTATAAGGAAGCGGAGAAAGCGATCGAGCGTGCGAGACGTGGGGAAGGACCGACTTTAATCGAATGTGTGACTTATCGTAACTATGGTCATTTTGAGGGAGATGAACAAAAGTATAAAGCAAAGGATGGAGCAGAAAAAGAGCTTGCTGATAAAGATTGTATTTCCCTTTTCCGTAAGCAGGCCATTGAGCTAAATCTCATCTCAGAGATCGAAGCAGATGAAATTGAGAAAGTTTCGGAAGAAAAGATTATTGAAGCGATTAAATTTGCTGAGAATAGTCCGGAGCCAAGAGCAGAATCTTTATATGAAGATGTATATGCTTAA
- a CDS encoding alpha-ketoacid dehydrogenase subunit beta, which yields MERKITMMQAINEALDIAMAQDERVILLGEDIAGGATVEHLNETGAWGGVFGLTKGLVEKYGTERVIDTPISEMGYMGAAVGAAATGLRPIPELMFNDFLGFCFDTILGQGSKMRYMFGGKATIPMTVRTNHGAGASAAAQHSGCYYGILGSIPGVKVVVPSNPYDAKGLLLSSIKDDNIVVFSEDKTIYGLKGEVPEGYYTVEIGKAKVKREGTDLTIVSIGKMFYVAEEVADRLAKQDISVEVIDLLTVAPWDQETVINSVKKTNRLIVIDESNPHNNTATDIASVVSDKAFDYLDAPVKCVCAPNTPVPFAKNLEDLYIPNVDKVLKVAEEIIFDLNKRILV from the coding sequence ATGGAAAGAAAAATAACGATGATGCAAGCAATCAATGAGGCGTTGGATATAGCGATGGCTCAAGATGAACGAGTGATCCTGCTTGGTGAGGATATAGCGGGTGGTGCCACTGTCGAGCACTTAAATGAAACAGGAGCTTGGGGAGGTGTATTCGGCTTAACGAAAGGGTTAGTGGAAAAGTATGGAACAGAACGTGTGATCGATACACCGATTTCTGAAATGGGTTATATGGGAGCAGCAGTAGGGGCTGCAGCAACAGGCTTAAGACCTATCCCGGAATTAATGTTTAATGACTTTCTTGGGTTCTGCTTTGACACCATCCTTGGACAAGGATCGAAAATGCGTTACATGTTCGGAGGAAAAGCAACCATTCCAATGACGGTTCGAACAAATCATGGAGCAGGTGCATCAGCTGCAGCACAGCATTCAGGCTGTTATTACGGGATTCTTGGGTCCATTCCAGGAGTTAAGGTCGTTGTTCCTTCCAATCCATATGATGCAAAAGGATTACTGCTTTCATCTATTAAGGATGATAACATCGTTGTATTCTCAGAGGATAAAACCATTTATGGTCTAAAAGGTGAAGTTCCTGAAGGATATTATACGGTTGAAATTGGAAAAGCAAAGGTGAAAAGAGAAGGTACTGACTTAACGATTGTTTCAATCGGAAAAATGTTCTATGTAGCGGAAGAGGTGGCAGATCGTTTAGCAAAGCAGGATATCTCAGTAGAAGTCATCGATCTGTTAACGGTGGCTCCATGGGATCAGGAGACTGTTATCAATTCTGTTAAAAAGACCAACCGATTAATCGTGATTGATGAATCGAATCCACACAATAATACGGCTACTGATATTGCGAGTGTCGTATCAGATAAAGCGTTTGATTATTTGGATGCTCCAGTTAAATGTGTATGTGCACCGAACACACCTGTTCCATTTGCAAAGAACCTTGAGGACCTATATATTCCAAATGTAGATAAAGTCTTAAAGGTAGCAGAAGAAATTATCTTTGATTTAAATAAGAGAATCTTAGTTTAA
- a CDS encoding dihydrolipoamide acetyltransferase family protein, which translates to MATDVLMPKLGLTMTSGNVDEWFKKEGEPVKKGEPICTISSEKLTMDVEAPADGVLLKVIAQQGAEVPVKEVIGIVAQDGEAILSQPAEIAPEDKLEGKEIEQKNVPQIEKPIESHSGRIFASPLARKLAKEKNINLALVRGTGGNNRITRRDIEAYEISSSKEVAPAVEIHSFPVNTADRNLGTGLTGMRMVIAKRMRNSLAQSAQLTIHRKADLTAFMLFKQTIKGHLTETEIAGSLSLTVCVAKATILALREFPEMNSWYELDMNGFQTFEEVHLGMATALSDGLMVPVIRNAHQMSLKELSGNITRTTQAAREGSLENDLVTGSTFTITNLGQSGVEYFTPILNTPESGILGIGSLQDKLTLDEEGQVVKSKELPLSLTFDHQIIDGAPAAEFLARVIYYLENPYSLIL; encoded by the coding sequence ATGGCAACAGATGTTTTAATGCCTAAGTTGGGGTTAACGATGACTAGTGGAAATGTGGATGAATGGTTCAAAAAAGAAGGAGAACCCGTTAAAAAGGGAGAGCCTATCTGCACGATCAGTTCTGAAAAATTAACAATGGATGTAGAAGCACCAGCAGATGGGGTGTTATTAAAAGTCATTGCACAACAGGGGGCGGAAGTACCGGTTAAAGAAGTAATTGGAATTGTTGCTCAAGATGGTGAAGCAATCCTTTCTCAGCCTGCCGAAATAGCCCCAGAAGACAAGCTAGAAGGTAAAGAAATAGAACAGAAGAATGTGCCTCAAATCGAAAAACCAATCGAATCGCACTCAGGACGTATTTTTGCTAGTCCACTTGCTAGGAAATTAGCAAAAGAGAAGAATATTAATCTCGCTTTGGTTAGAGGTACAGGTGGAAATAATCGGATTACCAGAAGAGATATAGAAGCTTATGAAATTTCTTCTTCTAAGGAAGTAGCTCCTGCGGTTGAAATTCATTCTTTCCCGGTCAACACGGCTGACCGAAACCTTGGTACAGGACTCACGGGTATGCGTATGGTTATTGCCAAAAGAATGAGAAATAGTTTAGCTCAATCGGCTCAATTAACGATTCATAGAAAAGCTGATTTAACTGCTTTTATGTTGTTTAAACAGACTATTAAGGGCCATCTTACCGAAACAGAAATCGCTGGTAGTCTTAGTCTTACTGTTTGTGTTGCCAAAGCGACGATTCTAGCATTAAGAGAGTTTCCTGAGATGAATAGTTGGTATGAACTGGATATGAATGGCTTCCAAACCTTTGAAGAAGTCCATCTTGGAATGGCAACTGCTTTATCGGACGGACTGATGGTACCGGTCATACGGAATGCTCACCAGATGAGCTTAAAGGAATTAAGTGGAAACATCACAAGGACTACACAAGCGGCACGAGAAGGAAGCCTTGAAAACGATCTCGTAACGGGTTCAACATTTACCATTACAAATCTAGGGCAAAGTGGTGTCGAATACTTTACTCCAATTTTAAATACACCTGAATCTGGCATTTTAGGGATAGGAAGTCTTCAAGACAAACTAACTCTGGATGAAGAAGGCCAAGTGGTTAAGAGCAAAGAACTGCCATTAAGCTTAACTTTTGATCACCAAATCATAGATGGAGCACCAGCAGCTGAGTTTCTGGCAAGGGTCATCTATTATTTAGAGAACCCTTATTCACTTATATTATAG
- a CDS encoding Lsa family ABC-F type ribosomal protection protein — protein sequence MSMIQVQNLTFSYPGSFDNIFEDVNFQIDTDWKLGFIGRNGRGKTTFFHLLLGNYEYRGKIIFSVEFNYFPYPVSDKNKYTHEILDEICPQAEDWEFLREISYLNIDAEVMYRPFKTLSNGEQTKVLLAALFLNEGQFLLIDEPTNHLDTDARKIVSDYLRQKKGFILISHDRIFLDGCVDHILSINRANIEVQSGNYSSWKLNFDRQQEHEEATNQRLQKDIGRLKQSSKRSAGWSNQVESSKNGTTNSGSKLDKGYVGHKAAKMMKRAKNLESRQQKAIEEKSKLLKNVEKTDSLKLEPLEFQSNELINLTNVSVKYDDQIVNKPISFKVEQGDRIVLDGKNGSGKSSILKLILGKPIQHTGSMNVSSGLIISYVQQDTSHLKGLLSDFIEEHEIDETLFKSILRKLDFDRIQFAKDLSHYSGGQKKKLLIAKSLCEKAHLYIWDEPLNFIDIYSRMQIEELIQSFNPTMVIVEHDQAFQQTVATKVLSM from the coding sequence ATGTCAATGATACAAGTACAAAACTTAACTTTTTCTTATCCAGGAAGCTTTGACAATATTTTTGAAGATGTAAACTTTCAAATCGATACAGATTGGAAACTTGGATTTATCGGCAGAAATGGCCGAGGTAAAACAACATTCTTTCATTTACTATTAGGGAATTATGAGTATCGTGGAAAAATCATTTTCTCGGTAGAATTTAATTATTTCCCTTATCCAGTTTCGGATAAAAACAAGTATACTCATGAAATCTTAGATGAAATTTGCCCCCAAGCAGAAGATTGGGAATTTCTTCGTGAAATATCCTACCTAAATATAGATGCCGAGGTCATGTACCGACCATTTAAAACATTATCAAATGGAGAACAAACAAAGGTGTTGCTTGCTGCACTTTTTTTGAATGAGGGTCAATTTCTATTGATTGATGAGCCAACCAATCATCTAGACACTGATGCACGAAAGATAGTCTCTGATTATCTAAGGCAGAAAAAAGGGTTTATCTTAATTTCACATGACAGAATCTTTTTAGATGGATGTGTTGACCATATCTTATCTATAAATCGAGCAAATATTGAAGTTCAAAGTGGTAACTATTCTTCTTGGAAGTTAAATTTTGATCGACAGCAGGAACACGAAGAGGCAACAAATCAACGTCTGCAAAAAGATATCGGGAGATTAAAACAGTCTTCAAAGCGCTCAGCAGGTTGGTCTAATCAAGTGGAATCTTCCAAAAATGGAACAACGAATTCGGGTTCTAAGTTGGATAAGGGGTATGTAGGACATAAAGCGGCAAAGATGATGAAGAGAGCGAAGAACCTTGAATCAAGGCAACAAAAAGCGATTGAGGAAAAGTCTAAGCTGCTAAAAAATGTGGAAAAAACAGATTCATTAAAATTAGAACCATTAGAATTTCAATCAAATGAATTGATTAATTTGACTAATGTGTCTGTTAAGTACGATGACCAAATAGTGAATAAGCCAATTAGCTTTAAAGTTGAACAAGGTGACCGCATTGTACTTGATGGAAAGAATGGAAGCGGAAAAAGCAGTATCCTAAAACTAATTCTAGGAAAACCGATACAGCATACAGGCTCAATGAATGTAAGTTCAGGCCTCATTATTTCCTATGTCCAACAAGATACCTCTCATTTAAAGGGACTGTTATCTGACTTTATTGAAGAGCATGAGATTGATGAAACGTTATTTAAATCCATCCTGCGTAAGCTGGATTTTGACCGAATTCAATTTGCGAAAGATCTATCTCATTATTCTGGTGGACAAAAGAAAAAGCTGCTTATTGCCAAAAGTTTATGTGAAAAAGCTCATTTATATATTTGGGATGAACCATTAAACTTTATAGATATTTATTCGCGCATGCAGATTGAAGAGCTTATTCAGAGTTTTAATCCTACAATGGTTATTGTTGAACATGATCAAGCATTTCAACAAACAGTTGCAACAAAAGTACTATCAATGTAG
- a CDS encoding DinB family protein, translating to MTNLVFKQFGMTRGYFIKNVESVSKEIVNVQPDCFNNTIQWHIGHVLTVTEQFMFGFPHKTTHLPTNYLELFGNGTKPADWKGEVPTVDELVIQLKDQLVRLQQIPAERLNETLEKPIMGLETFGELAGMALLHEANHLGRIQTMKRVIEHTGVKN from the coding sequence ATGACTAACTTAGTGTTTAAACAATTTGGGATGACAAGAGGTTATTTTATTAAAAATGTAGAATCAGTTTCGAAGGAAATAGTAAATGTACAACCAGACTGTTTTAACAATACGATTCAATGGCATATCGGCCATGTATTAACGGTTACTGAACAGTTTATGTTCGGCTTCCCCCACAAAACGACCCATCTTCCAACAAACTATCTCGAATTATTTGGGAACGGCACAAAGCCGGCTGATTGGAAAGGCGAGGTACCTACCGTAGATGAGCTCGTTATACAGTTGAAAGATCAGTTAGTTCGTCTTCAACAAATTCCTGCTGAACGGTTAAATGAAACGCTGGAAAAACCAATTATGGGACTTGAAACCTTTGGAGAATTAGCAGGTATGGCGTTACTGCACGAAGCAAACCATTTGGGACGAATTCAAACGATGAAGCGTGTCATTGAACATACAGGAGTAAAGAATTAG
- a CDS encoding MFS transporter has product MKNNPYRLANAILPIYGWRPLYFISIIPVVLAIYIRRKIPEPQGWLEAKKQPKNDKKNEWFAIYKDPKIRTIFLFWIFTSTFLQFGFYGVGTWLPTYLVQELGFDFKKMTGYLVGTYTALIFGKILAGWLADLIGRRAVYAIGGLSTAIFLPFLIMYHTPGNIIILLTIFGFLYGTPYGVNGTYMSESFPTHIRGTAVGGAYNIGRFGAAIAPISIGIISQAQSIGFGLAILGVAYALAGIIPALFIREKMYDPFQNKTSAPTPQGESNTENHSA; this is encoded by the coding sequence ATGAAGAATAACCCATATAGGTTAGCAAATGCTATCTTGCCTATTTATGGATGGCGTCCACTTTACTTTATCTCTATTATACCTGTGGTATTAGCAATTTATATCAGACGTAAGATACCAGAACCTCAAGGATGGTTAGAAGCTAAAAAACAACCTAAAAATGACAAGAAAAATGAATGGTTTGCGATTTATAAAGATCCTAAAATCAGGACCATTTTCTTGTTCTGGATTTTCACTTCAACCTTTTTACAATTTGGTTTTTATGGAGTAGGGACTTGGTTGCCAACGTATCTTGTTCAAGAATTAGGATTCGATTTTAAAAAGATGACAGGATATCTTGTTGGAACTTATACAGCATTGATCTTTGGTAAGATCCTCGCAGGATGGTTAGCAGATTTAATTGGCCGACGAGCAGTTTACGCCATTGGTGGTCTATCTACTGCAATTTTCTTGCCGTTCCTGATCATGTATCATACTCCAGGCAATATTATTATTTTACTGACTATTTTTGGTTTTCTCTATGGTACACCATATGGGGTAAATGGTACGTACATGAGCGAAAGTTTCCCTACACATATTCGTGGTACGGCTGTAGGAGGCGCATACAACATCGGACGCTTTGGAGCAGCTATAGCACCAATAAGTATTGGCATTATTTCGCAAGCCCAATCAATTGGCTTCGGTTTAGCTATACTGGGGGTAGCTTATGCATTAGCCGGAATTATCCCTGCTCTTTTTATCCGAGAAAAAATGTATGATCCATTTCAAAATAAAACAAGTGCACCGACACCACAAGGAGAAAGCAACACTGAAAATCATTCAGCGTAA
- a CDS encoding LacI family DNA-binding transcriptional regulator — translation MATIKDVAKLAGVGLGTASRVINDSGYVSEETKKKVLEAINKLGYVPNETARAFVTQDNKTVALFLPSIHHAFFSELAYYIEDELDKKGYKMILCNSSGQKEKELKYINMLKQNKVSGIIGISYNPIENEINHSMPIVLVDRHIGEIPYVSSDNYGGGKMALQVLKETGCNHVAYMGTYSKTIFTEVEKRLKGFEDAAKENGINYTLYIEEDPIKDQTTFLHTFLNNYKNIDGVFVENDMMALELVQLAQDRKISIPEELSIIGYDGIQTYAMLRPKLSTIRQPVELMGRSLVDLLIKKLNGEQVTPEIHPVQFLKGETTR, via the coding sequence ATGGCAACAATAAAGGATGTAGCAAAATTAGCTGGAGTAGGCTTAGGAACTGCTTCACGTGTTATTAATGATTCAGGATATGTAAGTGAAGAAACGAAAAAAAAAGTACTAGAAGCAATAAATAAATTAGGCTATGTTCCAAATGAAACGGCAAGAGCATTCGTGACACAAGATAACAAGACTGTTGCGTTATTTCTGCCTTCTATTCATCATGCCTTCTTTTCAGAACTAGCCTACTATATTGAAGATGAGCTTGATAAAAAAGGCTACAAAATGATTCTCTGTAATTCCAGTGGACAGAAAGAGAAGGAGCTTAAGTATATTAACATGCTTAAGCAAAACAAAGTTTCGGGAATTATTGGCATTTCATATAACCCGATAGAAAATGAAATCAATCATTCAATGCCAATTGTTTTAGTTGATCGCCATATTGGAGAGATACCCTATGTGTCTAGTGATAATTATGGTGGTGGAAAGATGGCTTTACAGGTGTTGAAAGAAACTGGGTGTAATCATGTTGCATATATGGGAACTTACTCCAAAACCATATTTACTGAAGTAGAAAAAAGGTTAAAAGGTTTTGAAGATGCAGCGAAGGAAAATGGAATAAATTATACACTTTATATTGAAGAGGATCCGATTAAGGACCAAACCACATTTTTACATACATTCTTAAATAACTACAAGAATATAGATGGGGTATTTGTTGAGAATGATATGATGGCACTGGAACTCGTGCAACTTGCACAGGATAGAAAGATAAGTATTCCAGAAGAGCTTTCAATTATAGGGTATGATGGCATTCAGACATATGCAATGCTAAGGCCAAAACTTTCTACCATTAGACAACCTGTCGAATTAATGGGGAGAAGTTTAGTGGACCTGCTGATCAAGAAATTAAATGGAGAACAGGTGACACCTGAAATACATCCCGTACAGTTTTTAAAGGGTGAAACAACACGTTAA
- a CDS encoding ABC transporter substrate-binding protein, with amino-acid sequence MRKIVSLFMISILVFGLAACSDSATNQAASNDKANSGDEVKELKVWVHVAAEDPEGLNYDLRAKEFEEKHENVNVTVEHIVKTGEGSGYNDRINAAITTGELPDVITLESVHTASYVDSELLLPLNEYLDEATVDSYLDAIVKAGSVGDNLYALQSFDLSSPVFYNPDIFKAAGIEIPADANGNWTLDLAWSYDEFLKNAKILKEYMGQEPVHMFPDNSGWQMYAHSPIIFSNDGQLVGENGLDTDGYLNSKNTIEALKFMETLFRDGIVSPTARENAFALEKAAISFEGPWTIDVLTKEYPDLNWSLMPYPYGKEGHNSAPHGSWYVAATKDTKYPELTSELVAYLTNKDSAKAMEEAAGLIPGHKELLASSEKYSEYPRKLMLDQLVESEHVKPKSPIFPVIEDVLGDIVEGIALEKDSVENLVEDAIEKAEREAARFK; translated from the coding sequence ATGAGGAAGATTGTAAGCCTTTTCATGATTTCGATACTAGTTTTTGGTTTAGCAGCTTGTTCTGATTCTGCAACTAATCAAGCAGCTTCTAACGATAAGGCAAATTCAGGCGATGAAGTAAAAGAATTGAAGGTATGGGTACATGTTGCTGCAGAAGATCCAGAGGGTTTAAACTATGATTTACGTGCTAAGGAATTTGAAGAAAAACATGAAAATGTAAATGTTACAGTCGAACACATCGTAAAAACCGGTGAGGGAAGCGGCTATAATGACAGAATCAACGCTGCAATAACGACGGGAGAACTGCCAGATGTGATTACACTAGAAAGTGTACATACGGCATCTTACGTCGATTCAGAACTTCTTTTACCCTTGAATGAATATTTAGATGAAGCTACTGTTGACTCTTATTTAGATGCAATCGTAAAAGCAGGTAGTGTAGGCGATAATCTTTATGCGTTACAATCTTTTGACTTATCTTCACCTGTTTTCTACAACCCAGATATATTTAAAGCTGCTGGAATAGAAATTCCTGCTGATGCAAATGGAAATTGGACGTTGGATTTAGCGTGGAGCTACGATGAGTTTTTAAAGAATGCTAAGATTCTTAAGGAGTATATGGGACAAGAGCCTGTGCATATGTTCCCTGATAACAGCGGGTGGCAAATGTATGCGCATTCACCAATCATTTTTTCAAATGATGGACAATTGGTTGGAGAAAATGGATTAGATACAGACGGTTATTTAAATAGCAAAAATACAATTGAAGCTTTAAAGTTTATGGAGACTCTTTTTAGAGATGGAATTGTGTCTCCGACTGCACGGGAAAATGCATTTGCTTTAGAAAAAGCAGCAATTAGTTTTGAAGGGCCTTGGACGATTGATGTATTAACGAAAGAGTATCCTGATTTGAATTGGTCCTTGATGCCTTATCCATATGGAAAAGAAGGACATAATTCTGCACCACATGGAAGCTGGTATGTAGCTGCTACAAAAGATACAAAATATCCAGAACTTACATCTGAACTAGTTGCTTATCTAACTAATAAGGACAGTGCTAAGGCGATGGAAGAAGCTGCAGGACTGATCCCAGGTCATAAAGAGTTACTTGCTTCTTCAGAAAAATATAGTGAGTATCCTAGAAAACTAATGTTAGATCAGTTAGTAGAATCTGAACATGTGAAGCCGAAATCACCAATCTTCCCAGTGATTGAGGATGTACTCGGTGATATTGTGGAAGGAATAGCGTTAGAAAAGGATTCTGTTGAGAATTTAGTTGAGGATGCTATTGAAAAAGCCGAAAGAGAAGCTGCTAGATTTAAGTAA
- a CDS encoding carbohydrate ABC transporter permease, translated as MNKIRRINKNGSLGFFLSSKFLFLLPAFILIGMFVIYPLILAVGYSFTDYYLLKPDNISFVGLDNYFGIIEDKYAKQSFFNSTKYVIYIVPLQVALSLFLAILIAKKSKLNTFFRTAFFSPYILSIIVVSLLWKNILDPELGIVNVFLAELGFSKQEFFGNPDLALQTISFIILWQGISFQMLIIMAALQEIPSSLYEAADIEGANAWQKFRHITVPSIKDQLVFVLIVVTTGTFKIIIEPLVLTNGGPQGSTSSILLYMFEQGTRYRQIGYSSAITVVFALILIIIAFVQRKLVKEE; from the coding sequence ATGAACAAGATCAGAAGAATAAATAAAAATGGGTCTTTAGGTTTCTTTTTAAGTAGTAAATTTCTATTTTTACTTCCTGCATTTATTTTAATTGGTATGTTTGTTATTTACCCGCTAATTCTCGCAGTGGGCTATTCATTTACAGATTATTATCTTCTGAAACCAGATAATATCTCATTTGTCGGTCTTGATAACTACTTTGGGATTATAGAAGATAAATACGCCAAGCAATCTTTCTTTAACTCTACCAAATATGTCATTTATATTGTGCCTCTACAAGTCGCATTGTCCTTATTTTTAGCCATTCTAATTGCAAAAAAATCAAAACTTAATACCTTTTTTAGAACGGCATTCTTTTCACCATACATTTTATCTATTATTGTCGTTTCCTTACTTTGGAAAAATATCCTGGATCCAGAACTAGGTATTGTTAACGTATTTTTAGCTGAATTAGGCTTCTCGAAACAAGAATTTTTCGGTAATCCAGATTTAGCACTCCAAACCATTTCTTTTATTATTCTTTGGCAAGGGATAAGCTTTCAAATGTTAATAATAATGGCTGCACTTCAGGAAATTCCATCATCATTGTATGAAGCAGCAGATATAGAAGGTGCGAATGCTTGGCAAAAGTTTAGGCATATTACTGTTCCTAGTATAAAAGATCAGCTTGTTTTTGTGCTAATTGTAGTGACTACAGGGACATTTAAAATCATCATTGAACCGTTAGTGTTAACAAATGGAGGTCCCCAAGGCAGTACATCTAGTATTCTCTTATATATGTTTGAACAAGGAACTAGATACCGCCAAATCGGATACTCAAGTGCTATAACAGTTGTATTCGCATTAATATTGATTATTATCGCATTTGTTCAAAGAAAATTGGTTAAGGAGGAATAA